A region of Oncorhynchus masou masou isolate Uvic2021 chromosome 29, UVic_Omas_1.1, whole genome shotgun sequence DNA encodes the following proteins:
- the LOC135519487 gene encoding nectin-3-like — FLVIVPPVVSVTVDVAPVIGENEVVLATCVAAGAKPQAEVRWKTGAFGSLLRTVTNFTQHANGTTTVLSHLLGVPTKAANHQQVQCVVNQSALATEKTYNFSINIHYPPQSVNITLSEASKATVFLCVADSNPHPNYTWSRVVQPRPGSSVRAEGDILHLFSLNSELNGLYVSEASNPYGQATGSIYVHTSSETSAACWVLLVVILCLIVAVAALIWYRCKYDSFLGVHSWPRHQNTYATVSVSSKTRRHDKVEEGEDDSLTATVQTRKEPEEEEEVS, encoded by the exons tttctgGTCATAGTTCCTCCAGTAGTGAGTGTGACAGTTGATGTTGCTCCTGTCATTGGGGAGAATGAGGTTGTCTTGGCAACCTGTGTGGCTGCTGGTGCCAAGCCACAGGCAGAAGTGAGGTGGAAGACGGGTGCATTTGGCAGTTTGTTGAGGACAGTGACTAACTTCACACAGCACGCCAACGGAACCACCACAGTACTCAGCCACCTGCTCGGGGTACCAACCAAGGCAGCCAATCATCAGCAGGTCCAGTGTGTGGTCAACCAGTCTGCCCTGGCAACAGAGAAGACCTACAACTTCAGCATAAACATCCACT atccaCCTCAGTCAGTGAACATTACCCTTAGTGAGGCCTCTAAAGCCACAGTCTTCCTTTGTGTAGCAGACAGCAACCCACACCCCAACTACACCTGGAGCAG ggtgGTCCAGCCACGGCCTGGGTCTTCAGTGAGAGCTGAGGGAGACATACTGCACCTCTTCAGTCTCAACTCTGAGCTGAATGGTCTCTATGTCAGTGAGGCCTCCAACCCCTATGGACAAGCAACTGGCTCCATCTATGTACACACATCCTCTG aGACCTCTGCTGCCTGTTGGGTTCTACTCGTTGTTATTCTCTGTCTGATTGTTGCTGTGGCTGCACTCATATGGTACCGGTGCAAATACGACAGTTTCCTTG GAGTTCATTCATGGCCAAGGCACCAGAACACATATGCT actgtatcagtATCTTCCAAGACGAGGAGACATGACAAGGTTGAGGAAGGTGAAGATGACTCATTGACTGCAACTGTCCAAACCAGGAAGGagcctgaggaagaggaagaagtaTCATGA